The sequence attttgttgctatagcagacattctatctgtcaGTATTAGTCTATTCGAGAATCAAAAATTACCTTTGCTTAATACAAACAATATTGAATTTTCGCACGACTGATATTACGGCAGACTATGAAGAATTATTAGGATTTGAGGCTAGACCAAAtcaacctttcattagacttgcaagaccctaaacatgttcagctcataaagggatcaatttccccctatatggggatcaagtctcccgcaagttttgaaaatgtcaaattttctatctttcggcaaaatcgattttttggtaactttcatgaacaaataattgcttccaatgacgtttttgaatagcttattaaattctttatcaagttcatcaagaagcgtgcaaatctgtgcatgttactttgagaaatatcctaaacaaaaagtggagatcatgtgtgtccagtttcccctatgaATAAGCGTGACAAAGGAGGAAGGagggtctagaaatctaaaaaagtgTACGTCATAGTTGAAGCCCCCCAGCATGCCGAGTAAACTgaacttgtaaaaaaaaagctgGCATCGATTTCAAATATTAGGTattatattttgaaaacaattacaTTTATATAATaacatgtgtttttttttaattttcattcctACAATACTACTTCTCCGAGCAAAATTCGACATCAATCGATAAACAACTTTAGTCATATGaacttttcgtcattcatcgacggACACCCTCAAAAACCTCGTATTAAAATTTCATCCAAGAATCACAGAACACATCACAAGCTCAAGTCCAAAGAAGAGACACTTAAAAATTTTTTCTTCGTGTATTTTAATGGGGTGGGATTCACAGGTCATTGGCATGCAAAAACAAACTCCTGTTTTATTTCAAACACAGCTCATCGTTATTTGTCACCACAATTCGTTTGCCCTGTCTTGTGTGGGGTAGGGCGGAAATTTAAATTGACCCGGCAGAAACTTTTGGTGCACTTTTCTATTTGGCGCAGAGTAAAAGTTCAAAGCGTGAATCTTCTTGTCCAACGTCGTGGTTGTGGACGTCTtggttttttttgttcgggatgaaccactgcgtccatttcattgaacttttgtagtatacccgtgtcatttgtttagtgcatgcctttctgctccatttctattgagatttttgagtcattttttattcatatatttctcaagcttaaggtaaggcctctttagattaaggtaccgctatttatacccttcgaaaaatggcttatgccaactctcaaaggcgcgcccctcaatcagtttcggctcaacaataagtgggataatactaattttgaccatgcatcggttaaaaaatatttttgcttcttcttatgagttccgaattcgtttttgtatagagatctgatttcattgcgtttggcatttccgaatctcacctttacacagagctctaatcagcagatccaccaaattcgtatccgcttctttcctaattaatcagcgctctggagcttggagattcatgtcgtcggcttcgaaaaccagcctaaggttgagttacgtttttacaatttactccattgactccatccaaaaggagcaaaaaatgggtcatctaatagcaaattatagtcgttccatactcttccgaccattactcataagtattaacaaaaatagtaaaaactagagcacagtgtggtagatcttactccgtaatgcaacacgaagagtgtctacccagcattacaggctccgttaactgcctggctaattgtttcacctcccaggccattcatcccctcggcacgggtcgcctgacaccttgagATTctgggttagggacgtcatattgtcagcttcagtgttgtaccgagcctggcgatatgaccggatttacaccgttacgcactacaaATGAGGTTGATTGGAGTGATTGGAAGAACACGTCACGATATGGACATACCTCCATAAGTGGTAGTGTGAATTCCACAAAAACCTGCCGAGACCGATAGAACTTAATGTGAAACAGCACAGCACATGGGGAAATCGTTGCCTGGATCTTTTTACCTGTCTTGGCACGGTGATTTCCATACCATTAACCAAGCCGTTCACAACCAGGacgttaggcaagaagattcacgcttTGATTGTtgtgctgttcaatagatggtcttcAAACCTTCCTTTTagattatctactccctcatactttgagtagaaccaccgataaagccgataaagaAATCATTTATTTCAATAACGGTCGTAAAGTCTATTcgaattataaaaataaatagggacacggcaggtatttccgtccatcgtcgtaggggcttaAACCCACGATAGtaacgtccatttgctagaacttcactatagcagaacgcTTCTTCTGAGCTTACGATTACGGATGAGATTGGCAAAAaattgtctcttttattggttttcaagactatgacgaaaagacgaaaatacctgcctcaACCCTATGAATTGATGAAAATagtatccagcattttacgtgcgcTAATGGCCGCCACAATTTTACTCATGTTCTGGTGGGGTACAATcgatttgacgtttggcttgtgtcgtttgacatcgcagcgatcatcatcatcatgatttaatcattttgaTGATGGAAACTTATCGTTTTTGTGTCAAACGACACAAGCCAAACTTCAAATTGTTTCCACCCCACCAAAAACTGAGCTTGAGTGTGGCGGCCATTAGCGCTCGTGAAATGCTGGATATCCTCCTAAAGTGCtattatgtgtgtgtgtattttgtttttattttcataaagcGCGAGAGAAGgaatcgtttggctgaaaaccGTTCGGCAGAatgtcacttggccgaaagttatttggccgaacagatcatttggccggacagataatttggctgaacaggtcatttagtcgattaggtcatttagccgaatgggtcatttggccgaataagtcatttgacgtctcacttcttacttctcagtcATCATTTCTCAGAAGAGAGACAactttcttcttacttcactCTTCCCAcgtttcacagtgagaagtgataagtgggaaacaaggagtgagaaatgagaattgagacgtctcatttctcactgtaaaaagtgggtaaagcgaaataagaagtaagacgtctcactattcacttttcacagtgagaagtgagaaatgagtagtgagaagtgagataatttttttctcacttcgcactaatcattttcacttcttactgttaaaataaaaagtgcgaagtgagtagtgagacgactcactactcacttcgcgcctctcacttttttcaaaaagtaagaagtgagatataagaagtgcAAGGtgagaaatattattttattcttttattcagactaaggccgaagtggcctgtgcggtatataagagtctgctccattcggctcggtccatggctacacgtcgccaaccacgcagtctacggagggtccgcaagtcatcttccacctgatcgatccaccttgcccgctgcgcacctcgcctacttgtgcccgtcggatcgttgtcgagaaccattttcaccgggttgctgtccgacattctggctacgtacccggtccaccgcagtcgtccgattttcgcggtgtgaacgatggatggttctcccagcagctcaggcaactcgtggttcattcgcctcctccacgtaccgtccgccatctgcatcccaccGTAGATGggacgcagcactttcctttcgaaaacttcaagtgcgcgttggtcctccacgagcatcgtccaggtcacgtgtccgtagaggactaccggtctaatgagcgttttgtagattgtcagtttggtacggcggcgaactcttttcgatcggagcgtcttgcggagtccaaagtacgtacgatttccagccactatacgtctacgaatttctctgctggtttccgcttggcttccctcttcagtctgatgtaggcttcctccatcttctcaaagttacgtgccataatatctatgtcgtcggtgaagccaaatagctggacggacttattgaaaattgtaccactcgtgttaatccctgctcttcgtattaccccttccaaagcgatgttgaatagtagacacgaaagaccatcaccttgccgtaaccctctgcgcgtttcgaagggactcgagaatgcccctgaaactcgaactacgaacatcacccgatccatcatcgctttgatcaaccgtgtcagtttaaccagaaatccgtgttcgtgcattagttgccatagctggtctcgatcgattgtatcatatgcggctttgaagtcgataaatagatgatgtgtgggcacgttgtattcgcggcatttctgcagtacttggcgaatggcgaacacctggtctgtggtggagcgttcgcccataaaacccgcctggtactgtcccacgaactcactagcaattggtgctagtcgacggcataaaatttgggagagtaccttgtaggtaggtgaggagtaagaagtctcaattctcacttctcactaacaattttttacttctcacatcccactgtaaaaagcgagaagtgcgaagtgagtcgcggacgtcccacttctcacttcgcactacctatttttcacagtgagaagttagaaatgagaagtcagaaatgaaaaatgaaaaatgaaaaattctcacttctcacttctcgctgcgaagcgcagagtgtgcctgggtATGCCAACTCaacgatgccggggagcgtgttcacctcgtataTCAGAGTATAATAGAATTTGTctctcagtcccaggatctcaagcttcatgtggcgtgcctcattggcaagttgtgccaatttaccctgctggactagggttaaaacgttccatgttcctattcgtgtccgttatTTAGCCGTTGCCGtgaaatcagtccgtattctttcattatcggattctcgaacaaattgatttttcgggaacagtaggttgttgtcccaaggttccctatccaccgggatggggctgccatcttaggtatagcttccggggaatagcatttcatactcagcccctggatgccagaacagacgctgttggagcctcacctccttggtgaacaaacgctcgatcagtcgggtcgaATTTGTTATATCCAGAAGATGTCCAAAGTTTTTTGATGACCAAAAGCTCTTGCAGAACAACAAATTCGAGTATAGAGAATAAGGACtttgaaaaattgatcaatcttgaaaaaataattaacgATATGAAGAAGCATAATGTACATAACGgaaaaataaatgttgttgcagaCCTTTAAGAACCATCAAAGACTTTTTCAGACATTCACAGACTTTTCGTAGCTTTACAAAGTTTTGCAAACCGTCATAGACTTCCATAGACCTACACGGATCTTCATGAACCATCAACCCTCGATTAATTACGTAGCCCTTCACAGACTTTCCTGAGCCCTCCACGAGCCTTGCAGACCTTAGTAGACCTCCGTAGATTTCTACGGTTCTTCGCGGACCTTCTTGGAGCTTTGACAACCTTCAGAGACTTTTGCTAAACTTCTCATACTTTTACGGATCAACGCGGAGCTTTTCAAATCTTCATGAATCTAGGCGAGCACTGCTTACACTTTTATATCTTATGTTTTTATTCCATGGAGTTCATGCATAATTGGAGTAAACAAATTTTCATCACCTACTTATATGGAGACGCCGTAGTgtggcgtagcgtcgtgctcgagATATAGTTCGTCAGAAATCATCTTCCGGATGGTCAGTATCTGTCTTATTGACACACAGAATAATAAGACAGAGActaaaaaactgagaaagacaTAAATATAGAAGTAttagactttgatgtcagacgaaCAAATAAAgacatagatggcctgcatataaactACATTGAGATCCCTCGTAGGTTCACCTCAGGCCACAAGGTTATTCAATGTTACTCTCTGGAGCATCATTTTCCAAGCAGTACCAAACCACATGATCGATGTCATTGTAatcggctccacacctacattaTGTGTACATATGTAGTTCATCATTACGCTAGACTAAACATCCCCGAAGACAATATTATTGAggttttcttccaaaaataataaaaattaaaatctatttcgACTGTTTATTCCCACAACATTAAAATTTTCAGGGCATGATTAGAGCAATGATACGTATCAGGTTTAAGATTCAATTAGGTCTTTCGAAGACGGAATTTAGCTCGTAATATATTTCTAATAGAACAGTGTaaagttaatttaaataaataccctACAAGCATACAAAAATGATTCAAAACCACTGCTAAAAAATCAAATGCAATATTCTACATTTGAAATACTACTTTGTCCCTTGTAATGATTACGATCTCTCGCTAATACATCAATTATGAGCAATATCCGCACCAGTTCCCCGGAGTCCGGTCAATCCCAGATCTTTAAAACCTTTCAGTGCAATCTCCATCGATAGCTTCCCGGCCAGAATCCCATGCTTCTCCATCACATTCCAAATGGTTGCCATAAATATGAAGAAAATGACGAACCCACACAGCAGGAACTTCAGCAGTAAATACGCACTCTTCAGACCATAGGGAGCTTCCAGTTCGAGCATGTTGAGCAAAACGATGATCACTCCAATCGCCATCAGCGTGTAGCTACGCCTGTGCGATTCCAACTGTTTCAAGCTTTCATTACAAATAACGACACTTTCCCTCAGCGCCAGAACCGCTTCCTGATCGTTATTCTCGCATTTCCCGTGCCCTTCGCCGCTGCCACATGCCATCAGATGCTGAATGGCCGAAGAGCTCGCCTTTTTCAAGATGATCTTGGCGTATACCGCCTCATGATCGGAGTAGCTGATATCCTTCCCAGGAATACGGTCCGGCAGTGGAAGACGATGTTCCAGCAGACGGCCCTCGGAATGATCGCCAAATCGGTACATAATATAGTCGATTCGTTTTCCCTGAGGACACGTTTTGGCCGCTTCCGGATCGGTGTAACAGTTGCTGCCGATTTCGTTCGTGCCCAGGTTGCCGGTGGCATACATTTTCTTGTCGACCGTATCGGTTAGTTTGGAATTGGTTTGAAGCACTCGATAGGCCAGATCACCCGGTTCGGTGTTCAAATCCCCGGCCAGTATTTGCAGAACGGCATTGCCCCGGGTGCTTTCAATGAACTGAGCGGTATCGAACGCTTGGATCACTCGATGGGCCATATAGTCGTCACATTTTCTGTCGTACTCGGCGTGCAACTGAAAGGGGAGAGGGAAAATCAATTCTTGTTTGTTAAATACGATTAGATGCTTAAAACTTATAATGATAAAACGGAAATTTTCTAGTAGAATGTACTTCCAAATCTAGGAAAAAATTGAATGCGTTCAAACAGAAGAGAACCAATTTATCTATTCTGTatctgtgtggccccaaatgtcGGTACGAAATGCGAtaacagcagctctccgtgagTGCGAAGATGTGACAAGAAGTGGCTGAGTCATTGCTTTGTGCTCATCGATTGACACCgattgtataatcacacgctgatggttaCTTAAACAAACCCTACATGCCCCTTCTTCACTcacaaaaaaaaagacaaaaaaatcctCTAACATAGGACGCaatgattttgacgtaggacttacgtctttctttactatactgggtgtcatttagatttttggaaatcgagagcgttacgctgaaagggaagatttcgaacgttactagcgcctttatctttcgatggatttttaaaatttatacatcaatcgactcggacactctccagcaattttccaacttcattgaaacttaaggtTTTCAACGATAAGCTATGGGAGAGCTcccggtgggtctgcgagtgTGCATGAAAGAAGAGGGCGCATTTTTTGCCATTCTATGcatgatgatggtcggatgcagtggtgtcggttacGATCGATGCAATCGCCCTCATTAATGCAAAAGTTAAATGTAGATACGTTACGATtattcaagtcctacgtctactcgcggttatgtttaaaacattacccattactTTTTTTTCTGAGTAATTTGCGCGAGACGAAAatgaaccacaatccattttccagcagtcttccagacgcgctttatgATTTGTCAAACCACAAACACAGACGCGTTTTATGATTTTCCAAGCCATAAACCATTCTCCAGCACTCTTCGGAACGcggtttgtgattttccaaaccacaatcgattttccgacggtcttccagacgcgctttgtgattttttacaCCAGAAACCATTTTCCAGACGCGATtattgattttccaaaccacaaccacagacgcgctttatgatttttcaaatcacaaaccattctccagcggtctttcaaacgcgctttgtgattttccgagCCACAATCCAACTTCCAGA comes from Armigeres subalbatus isolate Guangzhou_Male chromosome 2, GZ_Asu_2, whole genome shotgun sequence and encodes:
- the LOC134217744 gene encoding putative neutral sphingomyelinase, yielding MALELSVLTLNIWGIPYVSKDRPVRVEAIGDVLASGNYDIVSLQEVWSDSDYQYLKKRVEGVLPFAHYFYSGVVGSGLALFSKYPIVSALFHAWSVNGYVHRIQHGDWFGGKGVGFAKIAVNDQLVNVYAAHLHAEYDRKCDDYMAHRVIQAFDTAQFIESTRGNAVLQILAGDLNTEPGDLAYRVLQTNSKLTDTVDKKMYATGNLGTNEIGSNCYTDPEAAKTCPQGKRIDYIMYRFGDHSEGRLLEHRLPLPDRIPGKDISYSDHEAVYAKIILKKASSSAIQHLMACGSGEGHGKCENNDQEAVLALRESVVICNESLKQLESHRRSYTLMAIGVIIVLLNMLELEAPYGLKSAYLLLKFLLCGFVIFFIFMATIWNVMEKHGILAGKLSMEIALKGFKDLGLTGLRGTGADIAHN